The following coding sequences are from one Asterias amurensis chromosome 8, ASM3211899v1 window:
- the LOC139940581 gene encoding uncharacterized protein isoform X5, translating into MANTTSFDDLSDSEDQDVTSSIDDLDTTQDVCKKNLLEDFAADAKLTRQSVAHGREHMQVHLRIRPFTATERDKGESQDCMEIQETSTLLMRAPKDSFTFKSSQRGFSNMTHKFTFSRIFGEDTSQKDFFDDTMLSTVKDFIDGQNCLVFTYGVTNAGKTYTIQGAPQDGGILPRSLDVIFNSIEGKHYTSMQLKPRYFCDVTKLTERQLHKEEDIRDSVLSMAARTLKQDNSVTDDADDSRASNYTTATEDSRSEISFHNVTDDSVPNVLEDIRCRIPDDTSIDVEAQGPVKFAIWVSFAEIYNEYIYDLLEAIPKGKKVRRQPLKLSEDKNGQIFIKGLKEIYCRSADEAYKILKIGQQNLSIAATKLNQCSSRSHCIFSVKILRVVDCDNPHVARVSKLSFCDLAGSERYTRTQNTGDRLKEAGNINTSLLTLGKCIHTLRYNQNHPKTNPKIIPFRESKLTRLFQSFFMGKGKASMIVNVNQCASGFDETIHVLKFSAIAKQVTTITSKLDNKWKIPAVAAPPKYPSSRALSMAINQSMSRNRVSVAWATPGLNPDSNLDLTTVDETFIEEDEEDEETEDEEGDVETTPKESKAKLVSLVESLKTQLIETKKLQMMMEVQIRAEVCQEMSQQLVQIESEYKDRMEEERMINEEMYEKRLEMYEKSVKKPRKRPHIETVDTDDEFVSSLLLHAEQSKVQEQEKTIRSLRGDVQKLKDTLDETEEKMNIQDQTSRELQGLVETSSLALEEAKAKMCIKDQKLLDMETKLKETYDAVALKEQELVQECSLLTEKIKENEAALTKMENANQELQEKLSISQEKHATQVSQLETEFKILQESLKTYMEAATTGEDAVGKLSEALSEAADLRLQLQSTTKKDLQTTSAREEAEKYKTELEELKRMHESELQSFRDELKASSKTLVRVGLQVEKEKEKNFDAEEKIVDLEERLSSLNEEKNQSSKDSEEEEQKILTLEKTIKEYLDKLSKQEKSIETREATIQGLESQLSEEQMKTAEVLAKKEELAKSVKELEENLDDLQTHFDMTNSKGQEATVRAATQEKSIANCEATIKGLESQLNQEQMKTAEILAKKEELEKSIKDLEENLDDLQTRFDQTNSKGQEATVRAVAHEKSIENCEAKIKSLESQLNQEQMKTAEVLAKKEELEKTIKDLEENLDDLQTSFDQTNSKVQETTVRAAAQEKSIENREATIKGLESQLNQEQKKTAEVLAKKEELEKNIKDLEENLDDLQTRFDQTNSKNQEARVRAAALENDLEYVNEEIKKEQKAHNDTKMVASDYGCQVSLLRSQLQTAERMSASSGELAKRYQELEGSLKEMQRTLTDKEIALAEASKWQGDATDLRSQLKMLDDKLKETEQKRSTAETTVQNLSQQCTGLQQSLAQKAKETMEIQQLKDQQKTNEERCIGLEKSLEEQKAKTKSKADTIKQLMNEIEMQCHKLQAVEKDTRANSEVISVLKAGMQEQEATMASQDEILASKEQELDSLRTELTELQDKYSDLHTVSSENKQAVRESNRNHDQSKKEKETMRKELNETLGKLRELEREHEEHKKKLVDTKAALSDYVKEKRAVEGDLQKLKEQLERSQTSLADAQQHPQDCPEKIENENLLKKITALEQEVMKQVAEKDETLKTWRKEKDNLVGALQEKMESLLEDNKTKETLLEEKEEHIKHLKDKMVSITQSQSMTDDESDSDDTRGSKRRPGKSNEGVQKEVQRLTELLETEREDKKKALTSSKRIVAEKMKSISELEAANRTLQTQLGLIEVSVDVKPVRNMDSSLKDSSSSPSDQPGSPDLFAMEVKDQESFSLPGRRRTRVQMDMTPLQKKQPARKGKANTRRTKKRKSMEEMEEFNDDAYGKRNRGDDGSARVTRSSRKTRAVRGEEDLVDENAMPEAPLTSGRGKRAPFSKIGDMLQNSPIAKSASPLKSSSRSQPSAKKFVENATSHMTSPTKSPEVQFVSYHAPPTTEKKRKRLLKKDISAPFQSSPFEMVNHGESRGDSSHSIVTRKLRSRNTRV; encoded by the exons ATGGCAAACACAACAAGCTTCGACGATTTATCCGATTCAGAGGATCAAGACGTCACTAGTAGCATCGATGACCTTGACACAACCCAAGATGTGTGCAAAAAGAACTTGCTTGAG GATTTTGCTGCCGATGCTAAGCTCACCAGGCAAAGCGTCGCCCATGGTCGTGAACACATGCAAGTCCATCTGAGAATTCGACCCTTCACTGCCACGGAGAGGGACAAAGGAGAGTCTCAG GACTGTATGGAGATTCAAGAGACGTCAACGCTCCTGATGAGAGCCCCTAAGGATAGCTTCACCTTCAAGTCAAGCCAGCGAGGTTTCAGCAACATGACCCACAAGTTCACCTTCAGCCGCATCTTCGGGGAGGACACCAGCCAGAAGGACTTCTTCGACGACACAATGCTCTCAACCGTAAAGGACTTTATCGATGGGCAGAACTGCCTGGTGTTCACGTACGGTGTGACAAACGCTGGAAAGACTTACACCATTCAGG GTGCTCCACAAGATGGCGGTATACTGCCGCGCTCACTAGATGTCATCTTCAACAGCATCGAGGGTAAACACTATACTAGCATGCAGCTCAAGCCTCGCTACTTCTGCGATGTCACTAAGTTAACAGAGCGACAACTCCATAAAGAAGAGGATATTAGGGACTCAGTGCTGTCCATGGCAGCAAGGACTCTCAAACAG GACAACTCGGTTACCGATGATGCTGATGACTCAAGAGCCTCTAACTACACCACAGCAACGGAGGATTCACGCTCTGAAATTTCGTTTCACAATGTAACAGATGATA GTGTGCCGAATGTTCTTGAGGACATTCGTTGCCGGATCCCAGACGATACGTCGATCGACGTGGAAGCCCAGGGTCCAGTCAAGTTTGCCATCTGGGTGTCCTTTGCCGAGATCTACAATGAGTACATCTATGATCTCCTGGAAGCGATACCGAAAGGAAAGAAAGTACGACGACAGCCCCTCAAACTGTCTGAAGATAAAAATGGTCAGATTTTCATCAAAG GGTTGAAAGAGATTTATTGTCGGAGCGCAGATGAGGCCTACAAAATCCTGAAGATCGGCCAGCAGAATCTAAGCATTGCTGCAACCAAACTTAACCAGTGCTCCAGCCGCAG TCATTGCATCTTCAGTGTCAAGATTCTACGCGTTGTTGATTGTGATAACCCTCATGTTGCCCGAGTGAGCAA GCTTTCGTTCTGTGACTTGGCCGGTTCCGAGCGCTACACCCGAACCCAAAACACAGGAGACCGACTTAAAGAAGCTGGTAACATCAACACATCGCTGCTGACTCTTGGGAAGTGCATCCACACACTCAGATACAACCAGAATCATCCTAA GACCAACCCCAAGATCATTCCGTTTCGGGAGAGCAAACTGACGCGGTTGTTTCAGAGTTTCTTCATGGGTAAAGGCAAGGCATCCATGATCGTCAATGTCAACCAGTGTGCATCAGGTTTCGATGAAACCATCCATGTGCTAAAGTTCTCAGCGATAGCCAAGCAG GTGACAACAATCACCTCCAAGTTGGACAACAAATGGAAGATCCCAGCCGTCGCAGCCCCGCCCAAGTACCCGTCATCCCGAGCACTCTCCATGGCAATCAACCAGTCGATGTCTCGCAACAGGGTGTCGGTTGCCTGGGCCACGCCTGGATTAAACCCAGATTCAAACCTGGATCTGACGACGGTCGACGAGACGTTTATCGAGGAggatgaagaagatgaagagaCTGAGGATGAGGAGGGAGATGTTGAGACCACTCCAAAAGAGTCGAAAGCT AAACTGGTTTCTCTGGTGGAATCCCTCAAGACTCAACTGATTGAAACCAAGAAGTTACAGATGATGATGGAAGTCCAGATAAGAGCGGAGGTTTGTCAGGAGATGTCTCAGCAGCTCGTTCAGATAGAGTCAGAATACAA AGATCGCATGGAGGAGGAACGCATGATCAACGAAGAAATGTACGAGAAAAGACTGGAGATGTACGAGAAATCGGTGAAGAAACCACGCAAGAGGCCGCACATTGAGACAGTCGACACGGATGATGAATTTGTATCCAGCCTCCTGCTTCATGCCGAGCAGAGCAAAGTTCAG GAACAAGAAAAGACCATCAGGAGTCTCAGAGGAGATGTGCAGAAGTTAAAGGACACCCTGGATGAGACGGAGGAGAAGATGAACATACAGGATCAGACGTCCCGCGAACTACAGGGTCTGGTGGAGACTAGCAGCCTAGCCCTGGAGGAGGCAAAGGCCAAGATGTGCATCAAGGACCAAAAACTGCTGGATATGGAGACTAAGCTGAAAGAAACCTATG ATGCAGTGGCACTTAAAGAACAGGAGTTGGTCCAGGAATGTAGCTTATTGACAGAGAAGATCAAAGAGAATGAAGCAGCACTCACGAAGATGGAGAATGCAAACCAGGAACTGCAGGAGAAATTAAGTATTTCCCAAGAGAAACATGCAACACAGGTCTCTCAGCTCGAAACAGAGTTCAAAATCCTACAAGAAAGCTTGAAGACCTACATGGAAGCAGCCACGACCGGCGAGGATGCAGTTGGGAAGCTCTCAGAGGCTTTGTCGGAAGCTGCTGATCTGAGGCTTCAGTTGCAGTCGACAACCAAGAAGGACTTGCAGACAACTTCAGCGAGAGAAGAAGCAGAGAAGTATAAAACAGAACTGGAGGAGCTAAAGAGGATGCACGAGTCCGAGTTGCAATCATTCAGGGATGAGCTGAAGGCTTCCTCCAAGACCCTTGTGAGGGTGGGGTTGCAGGTCGAAAAGGAGAAAGAGAAGAATTTTGATGCCGAAGAGAAAATTGTTGATCTTGAGGAAAGGCTGAGCTCACTTAACGaggaaaaaaatcaatcatCAAAGGATTCTGAGGAAGAGGAGCAGAAGATATTGACCCTAGAAAAAACAATCAAGGAATATCTCGACAAACTATCCAAACAAGAGAAAAGCATTGAGACTAGGGAGGCTACAATCCAAGGTCTTGAATCCCAACTGAGTGAAGAGCAGATGAAGACAGCTGAGGTTCTTGCAAAGAAAGAGGAACTGGCAAAGAGCGTCAAAGAACTTGAAGAAAATCTGGATGATCTACAGACACATTTCGACATGACAAACTCCAAGGGCCAAGAGGCCACGGTCAGAGCTGCTACCCAGGAGAAAAGCATTGCGAACTGTGAGGCTACAATCAAAGGTCTTGAATCCCAACTGAATCAAGAGCAAATGAAAACAGCCGAAATCCTTGCGAAGAAAGAGGAACTGGAAAAGAGCATTAAAGACCTTGAGGAGAATCTGGATGATCTTCAGACACGTTTCGACCAGACAAACTCCAAGGGCCAAGAGGCCACGGTCAGAGCTGTTGCCCACGAGAAAAGCATCGAGAACTGCGAGGCTAAAATCAAAAGTCTTGAATCCCAACTGAATCAAGAGCAGATGAAGACAGCCGAGGTCCTTGCAAAGAAAGAGGAACTGGAAAAGACCATTAAAGACCTTGAGGAAAATCTGGACGATCTGCAGACTAGTTTCGACCAGACAAACTCCAAGGTCCAAGAGACAACAGTCAGAGCTGCTGCCCAAGAGAAAAGCATTGAGAACCGTGAGGCTACAATCAAAGGTCTTGAATCCCAACTGAATCAAGAGCAGAAGAAGACAGCCGAGGTCCTTGCGAAGAAAGAGGAACTGGAAAAGAACATTAAAGACCTTGAGGAGAATCTGGATGATCTTCAGACACGTTTCGACCAGACAAACTCCAAGAACCAAGAGGCCAGGGTCAGAGCTGCTGCCCTTGAAAATGACCTGGAGTATGTGAATGAGGAGATCAAAAAGGAACAGAAAGCCCACAATGACACCAAAATGGTAGCATCAGACTACGGCTGCCAGGTTTCTCTCCTTCGCTCCCAGCTTCAGACGGCAGAGCGGATGTCAGCGTCCAGCGGTGAACTGGCCAAACGGTACCAAGAACTTGAGGGAAGCCTCAAGGAGATGCAGCGCACCCTGACGGATAAAGAAATTGCTCTCGCCGAAGCATCTAAATGGCAGGGCGATGCCACTGATCTTCGTTCCCAGCTTAAGATGTTGGACGACAAGTTGAAAGAGACGGAGCAGAAGAGGTCCACCGCTGAAACGACGGTGCAGAATCTTTCACAACAGTGCACTGGGCTCCAGCAAAGTCTTGCCCAGAAAGCGAAAGAGACAATGGAGATCCAGCAGCTCAAG GACCAGCAAAAGACCAACGAGGAGCGATGCATCGGTTTGGAGAAAAGCCTAGAGGAGCAGAAGGCCAAGACAAAAAGCAAAGCGGACACCATCAAGCAGCTCATGAATGAGATCGAGATGCAGTGCCACAAACTCCAGGCAGTAGAGAAAG ATACACGAGCCAACAGCGAGGTGATTTCTGTCTTAAAGGCTGGCATGCAGGAGCAAGAAGCAACCATGGCAAGTCAAGATGAGATTCTCGCTTCTAAAGAGCAGGAGCTGGACTCACTCAGAACAG AGCTGACAGAATTGCAGGACAAGTACTCTGATTTGCACACCGTCTCTAGTGAGAATAAGCAGGCAGTAAGGGAGTCCAACAGAAACCACGATCAGTCCAAGAAGGAGAAGGAGACAATGAGGAAAGAGCTCAATGAAACCCTTGGCAAACTCCGCGAATTGGAGCGAGAACACGAG GAACATAAGAAGAAGCTTGTGGACACTAAGGCGGCCCTTTCAGATTATGTGAAGGAGAAGAGGGCAGTAGAGGGCGACTTGCAGAAGCTCAAGGAACAACTTGAGCGATCACAGACGAGCTTGGCCGATGCTCAGCAACATCCCCAAGACTGCCCAGAGAAAATTGAGAATGAAAACCTGCTAAAGAAAATTACTGCCTTAGAGCAAGAG GTGATGAAACAAGTTGCTGAGAAGGATGAGACGTTGAAGACGTGGCGTAAGGAGAAGGATAATCTTGTCGGAGCTTTGCAAGAAAAGATGGAATCACTCCTAGAAGACAATAAGACGAAGGAAACACTGCTTGAGGAGAAAGAGGAGCACATCAAACATCTAAAG GATAAGATGGTGAGCATCACCCAGTCCCAGTCCATGACAGACGATGAGAGCGATTCGGACGACACCAGGGGGAGTAAGAGACGGCCTGGGAAGAGCAATGAGGGTGTCCAGAAGGAGGTGCAACGGCTAACTGAACTG TTGGAGACAGAAAGAGAGGACAAGAAGAAAGCTCTGACTTCATCCAAGAGAATTGTGGCTGAGAAGATGAAATCTATCTCGGAGCTAGAGGCGGCAAATCGCACACTCCAGACACAACTTGGACTGATTGAG GTGAGCGTTGACGTCAAACCTGTACGCAACATGGATTCCTCCCTCAAGGACTCCTCTAGTTCCCCAAGCGACCAGCCCGGGTCCCCTGACCTCTTCGCCATGGAGGTCAAAGATCAAGAGAGCTTCTCCCTCCCTGGCCGACGAAGGACCCGAGTACAGATGGACATGACCCCACTGCAGAAGAAGCAACCGGCGCGAAAAGGGAAGGCGAACACGCGCAGAACCAAAAAGCGAAAGAGCATGGAAGAGATGGAG GAGTTCAATGACGATGCCTACGGGAAGAGGAACCGCGGTGACGATGGAAGTGCAAGAGTGACGAGAAGCTCAAGGAAGACAAGAGCTGTAAGAGGAGAGGAGGATTTG GTTGATGAAAACGCGATGCCCGAAGCACCCTTGACCAGTGGGCGGGGCAAGAGGGCGCCTTTTTCCAAGATTGGAGACATGCTGCAGAACTCGCCAATTGCGAAATCAG CCTCCCCGTTAAAATCTTCCTCTCGGTCCCAACCCTCAGCCAAGAAGTTTGTGGAAAATGCAACGTCCCATATGACGTCCCCGACGAAGTCCCCGGAGGTGCAGTTTGTGTCGTATCACGCGCCCCCTACAACCGAGAAGAAGCGGAAACGTCTCCTCAAGAAagacatctcagctcccttcCAGAGTTCCCCATTTGAG ATGGTTAACCATGGAGAGTCAAGGGGCGATAGTTCACACAGTATTGTGACAAGAAAACTGAGGTCCCGCAACACAAGAGTGTAA